GATCGGCTGGTAGCAGTCGAAGGATGTGGTGAGGTTGCCCTCGCCGCGGGTCAGGTCCGGCACCTGCTGGTGCAGGTCGTGCACCTGCGCCGCTGGAATCGTGCCCTCGATCAGCAGGCCCCCGTGGCGGCTCGTCGTCGCCAGCGGAACCGCGCGATGCGTCGGCAGGACGGCGAGCGCCACCTGCTGGGACTCGGTGGGCAGCTCCAGCTCGAACCGGTGCAGCGGCTCACAGACGACCGTGCCGGCTTGCTGCAGCGCGGTCATCAGGACGAGTCGGGAGAGGTAGCGGAAGTCCGCTGCGGTGCTGGAGATGCTCTTCGTGAAGGCAGCGTGCCCGAGGCTCTGCCGGGCCCAGTAGCCGCTGTGCGTCATGGTCACGACGCAGTCGAGGATCTGCCAGCCGTGCGGTCCCTGTTCCACCGTGGCCGCAACCGTGTCCTGGACCGCCGTGAAGAACGCGGCGGGCATCGACCCACGCTCGACCTCGAGGCCGAACCGGACGCCGGAGCCGACCGGCGCGGGGTCGACGCGCAGCCCCACTCCGGCCAGGAACGGGTTGGAGCGCCAGCCGAGCTGCTCGACGCAGTGACCGCTGCCGACCACCTGCTCGACGCACAGCGGCGTGGAGCGGCGGAACTCGACCCGGACGTCGTACTCGGACTCGAGCAGTCCGGCGAGCACCTCCTTCTGCACCTCGCCGTACAGCGAGACGGACAGCTCGCCGCGGGCGTCGTCCTGCCGCACGTCGATCAACGGGTCCTGCTCAGCCAGCTGCTGCAGGCCCTGGTACAGCCGGATCCGGTCGGCCTCGTCGATGGCGCTGATCACCGTCTCCAGGGACGGTCGGGCGAACTCGTGCCGGGGGCGGACGCCGGCCGGCGCCGGCCCGATCCGATCGCCGACTCGGGCCGACTCCAGCCCGCGCAACCGGCCGATCTGCCCGGCCCGCAGGCAGTCCGCCACGGCGTGCGTTCCGTCGGCGAACACCGTGATGGCGGTGACCTTCTCGGGGCGGCCGTGACCGAGGTCGAGGTGGTCCCGCGTGCGGATCGTGCCCCCGGCCAGGTGCACGTAGACGAGCTTCTCGGCGGCGCTGCCCCGCTCCACCTTGAACACCACGCCCCGCGCCTCGCCACTGTCGTCCGTGTCGACGACGGGAAGGAAGCGGATGAGCGCGTCGAGAAGCTCATCCACCCCGGCGCCGGTGATGGCCGAGCCGAACAGCACCGGCGTCGCTGCGCCCTCCCGGAACTGCCGCACGAGCCGTGCCATCAGGTCGTCGTCCGTGATGCGTTGCGGCCCACCGGTTGCCGCGTCGAGCACCTCGTCGTCCCGGGCCGCGACGACCTCCTCGACCTCGTCGTGCCAGCGCGCCGCGTGTGGGTCGCGGGCCACCACGGTGGCTGCTCGGGTGCCGGCGCCGACGACGTCCTGCAGGGTGACGCTGGCGGGGGCCAGGCGGGCCCGCAGCTGCCCGACCACGTGGCTCGGGCGCGCGCCGCGACGGTCGATCTTGTTGACGAACACCACCGTGGGGATGCGAAGTCGTTGCAGCGCACGGAAGAGGACGACCGTCTGCGCCTGCACGCCCTCGACCGCCGAGACGACCAAGACCGCCCCGTCGAGCACCGCCAGCGAGCGCTCCACCTCCGCGATGAAGTCGGAGTGCCCCGGGGTGTCGAGCAGGTTGACGGTCACGCCACGGGTCACGAAGGACGCGACGGCGGCGCGGATGGTGATGCCACGGCGGCGCTCGAGCACCATCGTGTCGGTCTGGGTGGTGCCGGCCAGGACACTGCCCGGCTCGTCGAGGACACCCACCTCGTAGAGCAGCCGCTCCGTCAGGCTGGTCTTGCCAGCGTCAACATGCGCGACGATCCCAAGATTCAACGTACGCACGAGCCTTCACGTCCATCCCACTGGTGGTGACAACCGGTCGGGGCGTGAAAGCTGCTCGCATCGGAACTCCTGGCGCTCGGGGGTGATCGTCGTCCGCCACCGAGGGCACCACAGCGAGGGTGGGCGGCGCCACTGGATTTCTGGCCGACCGTGGCCCTACCCGTCCAGGACGAGCCACTGCCGGCCGTCGACGAGCTCGCGCGCCGCGTCCAGGTGTCCTGCGTGGCAGGCGGTCTCGGTGATCACGTGCAGCAGGACCTCGTCACGGTCGGCCAACCTCCAGTCGCCCGGGCCTTGCGGCCACCACCGCGGCGCGGCACCCGGCGACGTAGCGGCGATCACGTCGTCCGCGAGCGCGATCTCGGCCCGGTAGCGGTCCAGTACGGCGTGCGACGGCACCGCGGCGTCCACCTGCCAGGCGTCGTCGTCCCGCTCGATCGCAGCGACGACGTCCGGGTCGCCGGCAACAACCCCGCGGAACCAGAACCGCTCCACGTCGAGGGCGAGGTGCTGCACCAGGCCGAGGCAGGACCACCCCGACGGCAGGACGGGACGGCGCAACGCGTCGTCGTCCAGACCCTCGAGGATGCCCAGGACGTGCCGGCGCTGGCCCTCCAGCCAGCTCTGCAGGGTGTCGGTCTTCGTGGTGGCGCTCATGACGCTCCTCGGTGGTCGCGGGGGATCGGATCACCTGGGACGTCGGAACCGTCGGCCCCTTCTCGACACCCGGATCTGATGGGATGTCGAGAAGCTGGTGCCGGCTCCGACGTCCCCGGTGAACGATCCACATCGACCCAGGAGGTCTAGTCGTGAAGTACGTGATCCTGATCCACGCCAACCCCGAGCCGTGGGGGCACCCGACGTCCCTCTACACCGAGGAGGGCCGCGCCATCTCCGCCGAGCAGCACGACGAGATGGACCGGCAGTTCGACGCGCTCCTCACGGAGATCTCCGGCTCCGGCGAGCTGGTCAGCGCCGAGGCGCTGGGCGACCCCGCGACGTCCCGGCTGTTCCGGTGGACGGCGACGGACCGGCTGGTGACCGACGGCCCCTATGCGGAGACGAAGGAACAGCTGGCCGGCTTCTTCATCATCGACGTCGAGTCCCGCGAGCGCGCCGACGAGATCGCCGTGCAGTTCGCCGGGCCTGGCAGCATGGTCGAGCTGCGGCCGGCCATGTGGTCCGGCGGCGACGACCAGTGAGCCGCCGTCAGCGCCCGACGTCCCGGACGTCGTAGCCGGGCTTGAGCTCGCGGTTCACGAACGCGCCCTTGGACGTGCTCTGCAGCAACGCCTGGAACACCTCGGCCGGGACGTCGAGGTAGGCGTAGGTGGCCCCACCGACGAAGCGGACGTGCAGCTCGCGGCGCTCGGCGTCGAAGCCGACCGCCGCGATGCTGCTGGACAGCACGGAGATCATGTCGGGCCTCGGCATCGACGGCTCCTCAGTCGCCGGGCCGGCGCGTCCGGCGCAGGGCGAGCTCGGCCAGCAGGGCCGCGCAGTCAGGCAGGACGCTGTCGTCGAAGTCGGCGAGCGGTGAGTGGTTGTCCGGCGCGGTCTCGTGGTCCGTGCCCGCGCGGACGGCGCTGACCATCAGGTACGCGCCGGGGACCTCCTGCAGCACAAAGGACATGTCCTCGCCGCCAGGGTCCGGGTTGGCCCACTCCCGGTAGCGGTCGGCACCGAACAGCGACGTCACCGTGTCGACGGCGAACGCGTACTCAGCGGGCTCGTTGACGGTGGCGGGGTAGCCGGGCACGTACCTGACCTCGGCGGTCATGCCGTGCGCGGCGGCGATGCCCTCGGCCACGGTGCGGCTGGCGGTCTCAACCTTGACCCGGGCGGCCGCGGAGAACGTGCGGACCGTGGCGGCCAGGTCGGCCGTCGACGGGATGATGTTCTCCGCGGTCCCGCTGGTGATCTGCCCGACGGTGACGACGACCGGGTCGAAGATGTCGAACTGCCGGGTCACCATCAGCTGCAGGCCGAGGACGATCTCGGCGGCGACCGGCACGGGGTCCTTGGCGCGGAACGGGGCTGAGCCGTGACCGCCCTCGCCCTGGACGCGGACGTGCAGCTCGTCGACGGCCGCGAAGAGCGCGCCGGGGCGCCCGACGAACAGTCCGATGGGATCGCCCGAGGAGTACACGTGCAACGCGTACGCCGCCTCGACCCGGCGTCCGGCGGCGTCCAGCAGCCCTTCCGCGATCATCGGCTCGGCGCCACCCGGCCCCTCCTCGCCGGGCTGGAACATCAGCACGACGTCCCCGGCCAGCTCGTCACGCATCGCGTGCAGGATCCGCGCGGCACCGACGAGCGCGGCCATGTGCAGGTCGTGGCCGCAGGCGTGCATGAGGCCAGGGTGTTGCGAGACATAGGGAAGGTCGACCTGCTCGGCCACCGGCAGCGCGTCCATGTCGCCGCGCAGCAGCACTGGCGGCCCGTCACCGGTGCCCCGGATCACCGCCGTGATGGACGACAGACCCTGCCCGGTGGTCAGCTCGAGTTCAAGCGGGGTCAGCGCCTCGAGCAGCAGGGCCTGCGTCGTCGGCAGGTCCAGGCCCAGCTCGGGCACCTGGTGCAGCCGGCGACGCAGGTCCACCAGCTCGGTAGCCATCGCCTGGGCGTGTTCCGTCGTCCGCATGTGCGCAACCTACGGGACCTTCGGCCCGGGCACGAGGAGGTGCCGTGCAGCACCGTGGGAGTGAGCCAGCAGCGCAGGTCGCGTCTGTCGGCAAGCGCACTGCTCTGAAGGAGAAACTCATGAAGCGCAAGACCTTTGACGTGCTGGTCAGCGTCACCGGCCTCTTCCTCGCCCTCGTCCTCGTCGTGTCGGGATCGCTGCTCGCCTGGGCGAGCCACTTCGTCAGCGACCAGGTGACGACCCAGCTCTCCGCGCAGAAGATCTTCTTCCCGCCGGCGGGCAGTCCGGCCACCGAGGGAGCCGAGTTCGCCCAGATGCGGCAGTACTCCGGCCAGCAGCTCACGACCGGGGCGCAGGCTCAGGTCTACGCCAACGACTTCATCGCCGTGCACCTCGAGGAGGCCGGCGGCGGCAAGACGTACGCCGAGCTGAGCTCGGCCGCCCAGGCCGCCCCGGACGACGCCAAGCTGCAGGCCCAGGTCGCCACGATGTTCAAGGGCGAGACCCTGCGGGGACTGCTGCTGAACGCCTACGCCTTCGGCACCATGGGGATGATCGCCGGGATCGCCGCCATCGCCGCCTTCATCGCGGCGGCCGTCATGCTGGCGCTCGGGGTCCTCGGGCTGGTGCACGCCCGCCGGGTGGACTCGGACGTCGAGCTGTTGCGTGAGCGCACCTCCAGCGACCCGGTCCCCTCGAACGCCTGACCGGTCCCGCAGCCCCGAACCCCGCACCGCGCACACAGCGCGCGGTGCGGGGTTCTCGCGTAGCGTCTCGGACCAAGGCACACCCTGGTTGGCCGGAGAGGACGTGGACCGTGCGGGTTCGGACGATGGCAGCAGCAGTGGCACTGGCGCTCGCCGCGCTCTGGCTGGGCGCGCCGGCGGCGCAGGCGGAAGGGCGCGACCTCTACATCACCACCACGGACGCCGGCCACCCCGCCGCCTTCGCCTGGTTCTACCCCCACGGCGAGCACTGGGGGGTCTGCGACGACCAGAAGGATGGCAAGCGCGCCATCGTGTACCTGAAGAACGTGCGGACCGGCACCGTGTACACCCTGTTCGATGACAACGGCTACAACAACACCTGCAGCCGGTCCCCGGTCAACTTCAACCTCGCCGAGGGGACGCCCGTCGCGCTGCGGGTGTGCCTGCGCGACGGTGCGCTCGGCCCGTTCTCCTCCTGCAGCGCGTGGACCCGCAGCACGGCGTGACCCGGTAGGTCCTCGCGCGGGCCGAGGACTGCTCGGGCGAGTACGTTTCGGGCATGGCTACCACTGCTGACAAGGCCCGCGAGCTCCTCCGCCTGCACACGGACCCCGAGCTCCTGCTCGTGGTCAACGTCTGGGACGTCATCACCGCACGGGTGGTCGCCGACACTCCTGGGACGAAGGCGCTGGCCACGGCCAGCCACTCGATCGCCGCGGCGTACGGCTACCCGGACGGCGAGCAGATCCCGCGCGACCTGATGATCGAGGCCGTGGGGCGGATCGCCGCCGCGGTGGACCTGCCGGTCTCGGCAGACCTCGAAGCCGGGTACGGCGACGCCGGCGAGACGGTCAGCCGGGCCATCGACGTCGGCATCGTGGGCGCGAACCTCGAGGACCAGGTCAAGCCGCTGCCCGACGCCGTCCGCGCCGTCGAGGCCGCCGTCGCCGCGGGCGAGCGCGCAGGGGTGCCCTTCGTGCTGAACGCCCGTACCGACGCCTTCCTCAAGGCCGGTGACCAGGACCCGGCGGCGGTGCTCGCCGACGCCGTCGAGCGTGGCCGGGCCTACCTCGACGCCGGGGCGTCCACCTTCTTCGCGCCCGGAAAGCTCGACGAGGCAACGGTCGGCGCGCTGGTCGAGGCGCTCGGCCCGCAGAAGGTCAACCTGATCGCCGTCCCCGGTTCCCTGAGCCTGGAGACGTTGCAGCGGCTGGGGGTCGCCCGCGTGTCGTACGGGCCGTGGAGCCAGAACGTCGCGCTCACTGCGTTGGCCAACCTCGCCGAGTCCGTCTACGCCGGTGGCGCGCTGCCGGACGGCACGCGCAAGCTCAACTGAGCCCTCCGTCTCGACTGCGAGCCAGGTCGGCCTTGGTCAGGACGGCTCGCGTGGCCAGGTCGACGTCTACCACCGGCCCGCCCTCCTGACCACTGCGATCGATGGCACAGACCACGACCTCGACGGTCGCGCCGAGCCCTCGGAGGGCGCAAGCAGCATCCCGAACCGCTCCGCCGGTCGTGAGGACGTCCTCGATCAGCGTCACCCGGCGGCCTTGCACCTCGGCGCCTTCGGCCAGGCGACGGGTACCGTACTCCTTGGCTTGCTTCCGCACGAAGAGTGCCGGCAGCCCCGTCAGGGAGCTGACCATCGTGGCGATCGGGACCCCTCCCAGCTCGAGTCCGCCGAGGAGGTCAGTGTTCGCCGGCAGGAGCGGGACCATCCCCTCGGCGACGGCGCGGAGCAGGTCCGGCTGCGACTCGAAGAGGTACTTGTCGAAGTACTCGCTGGCGATCTGCCCGGACCGCAGGGTGAACGACCCCTGCAGGCGGCACGCAGCGTCGATCCTGCGAGCGAGGTGAAGGCGGTCCGTGCGCACAGCCTCGGTGCGTTCGAGCAGGGCCCTGAGGCGGTCGAGGTCGGCGCTGACCAGGGCGCCGTCCCGCTCGAACTCCTCGTCGGTCATGCCCGGGGCACGACGCAGCGTGAACACCACCTCGCACCCGTCGCCGTCCGCGATCGCACGCATCGGCACGTAGACCGTCTCGCCCGTTGGCGTGAGGACCTCGTGGTCGAGGACGCCGAACTCGTTGCGGGGCGCGAACGCGACAGACGCCTGTCCCTGCTCGGTCGCCACCAGCCACACGCCGTCAACCTGCTCCACCGAGCCGCCCAGGCCCTGTGCCCACTGCGGCAGGTTGGTCGGGTCGCAGGCGAAGCCGTAGACGGCTGACACCGACCGGTCGATGTGCACGCTCAGGTGGCGCGAGCCCGTCGTCATCCGGCCATCCTGGCACTCGGTCAGCGCCAGGGCGACGTCATCCGATCGCGCTCGTTCCAGCCGGGACGTCGTAGAGCAGGCGCCGCACGCCCGCCCGGGACGCCATCAGGGCCAGCACCAGCAGCGTCACCGGGATGAAGCCGCCCAGGCTGACCGCATCACCGAAGACGAGGTCCACCAGCTCGAGGACGACGAGCTTGCTACCGGCGGCGACCACCCACAGCGACACCGCGGCAACCACTTTCGCGCGTCGGGTCGTGGCGTCCTTGAGCCGCACCAGGATCCGGTTCTTCAGCAGGATCACCAGCTCGAGGGCGAGCTTGAGCAGGGCCGCCGTCAGGAGCGACAGGCTGAAGCTCTCGCTGATCACGGCGGGGACGTACTCGATCGCCAGGTTGAGGACCACGACGTAGACGAAAAGGTCGACGACGTGGCTCGGGCGCGCGCGCAGCCATCGGCGCGCCCCGCCCTGCCGTGGGCGGGGTTCGTCCGGCGAAGCCTGGCTCGGCGCGCTGCTCACAGCCCGACGGTCGCCGAGCGCAGGATCCCCATCAGCACGATGTCCTCGTAGGCACCTCGGACCCACGCGTGCTCGCGCTGTCGTCCTTCGATGACGAAACCCGCCTTCTCGTACGCGCGGATCGCGGCAGCATTCGAGGCGATCGCCTGGAGGTGGACCCGCCGGAGGTTGCGCCGCACGAAGCCGAACTCGACGAGCTGGACGATCGCGGCCGTGCCGATGCCACGCCCCCGGGCATCCACGGCCAGGTTGATCCCGGCTTCGGCGTGGCGGGCGAACGAGTCGACGTTGAAGAGCGACGCTCCGCCGACGGCCACCCCGTCGACGTCGACCACGAAGGACACGGACTCATCGACGCTGTCGGCGGCGCGGGCCAGCCGAGCGTCGAACTGGGCGCGGGTCAGGGGACGCGGCGCTTCGGCATTCCGCTCCTCCCAGGTACCCAGGTCCCTGGCGATCTCGAACAGGACGTCGAGGTCGTCGTCCGTACGGGCTCGCAACGACACGTGGGGCGTCTCCGGCATTGCCCGACTCTAACGTCGAACGTGACGACGCGGCCGTCAGTCGGGGTCGGACGCCGGGGCCTTGCGACGGATGTCGTAGTGCAGCACCAGGAACGGGAACCCGAAGACCCAGAAGGCGTGCTCGGCCCGAAGGTGGCCGTCGCTGACGTAGACGTCGAGCTCCTCGCTGAACCCGGGCACGCTCAGCGTGGTCAGGTCGCGGGAGTCGGGGTCGATGTACGAGAGGTAGTGGCCCGCCTGCGGCACGTCGGTGCGGCTGGTCAGCACCAATCCGCCGCCGGGACGCTCGCGCGGGGCCAACGTGGCCGTGAAGCTCGCCTGCGGCAGCGGGAAGCCCACGCTGACGTACCCGCGATCGCCGCTGCGGTACGTCGTGTAGATGCCGACGTAGATGGGCTCGTCGTTGTCGGCGAAGGACCGGATCCAGCCACGGATGTCCAGGGGCTGCCCGTCCTCGCCCGCGGCCGACGTGATGGTGTCGATCCGGCTGCGCACCCCGCGCAGCGCCTCCCGCTGGTTCATCGGGATGCTGGCCTGCCCGAGTGGCTTGGCCAGGACTGAGCGATAGAGCAGGTAGCCCGGCCGCACCCACTGCCGCCACCGCGGCACGATGTCGAGGGTGAACCGGGTCGTGTGCTCGTAGAACTCGCGGACGAGCGGATCCACGCGACTCGGGTCGAACTCCGGGCCCGCCAAGGCATCGATCGAGGCCACGATGCCGACGTCGGGTGCGGACGGCGTGTAGCTGCCGCCGAGCGTGGCGGCCAGGTCGCGCACGTAGCCCGTCCCGACGTAGCGGGTGCGCGACTCCAGCGGCACGACGAACGGCAGGTCCGCAGCGCTCGCCCGCTCGGCGAGCAGGTTCACCTGGGCGTCCCGGAAGAGCACCGCCGACAGGACCCGGAACATCAGCACCGTGGTGGCGGCGACGACGGCGCCTGAGGCTCCGCGTCGCCCCAGCGTCGCGCCGACGGCCGTCCCGACGACGGGGCCGAGCGCCACCTTCTGCGGGCGCAGACCCAGCGTGCCCGCCACCGCTCCCGAGGCCGTCCCGACCGCGAGAGGTCCCGCACCGGCGCGCTCGGCCAGCCAACCGGCCGGTGCGGCGATCGCCGCGCTCGCCGCGATCCGGCTCCACAGCGCCGGGATCTCGTTCGGCCGCTGGCGGGAACGGGCGACGGCATCGACCGCTGCCAGACCGACCGCACCGAGAGCGCCGCCGGTGATCGCCCAGCGCTTGCCCCCGCGGGCGGCCAGGGTCAGCCCGGCCAGCCCGCCGAGGACGGCGGAGAACGCCACGCCACTGCGCCGATCGGCAGCGCCCTGCTGGCCAGCCATGCGCGGCAACCTACCTGAGGTCCGCGCCAGGATCTGCACTACCCGGTCATACTGAGTGCGTGAGTGCGGATGACCTTGAAGCCCTGTCCATGACGTACGACCTGGCGGAGGCCGCCTTCCTCGAGGTCGTCCGGGCCGACGGAGCGCGGACGGCGGCCGCGGCGACCGCCCGGCGAGTGGCGAGCGCGGCAAGCGCGTTCAACGCAGCGGCCCATCGCAAGCTTCATGCCGGCGAGGACGACGCGTGGATGGCCCTGGATCTGCTCACCGAGCGGACCGAGCTGCTCAGCGAGCTGTGGGAGGGCATCGCGTCCGCCTACGACGCGTGACCCTGTGAGCGTGCCTGCTCGCCCCGTGCCCGCGTGCGCCGGCGAGTAGCAACAGCCCTCAGGACTGGGCCATGTCCACGAAGCGTGAGTAGTGACCCTGGAACGCGACGGTGATGGTGTCGGTCGGGCCGTTGCGGTGCTTGGCCACGATGAAGTCGGCCTCGCCGGCGCGCGGCGACTCCTTCTCGTAGGCGTCCTCGCGGTGCAGCAGGATCACCATGTCGGCATCCTGCTCGATGCTGCCCGATTCGCGAAGGTCACTCATCTGCGGACGCTTGTCGGTGCGCTGCTCAGGGCCACGGTTCAGCTGGCTGATCGCGATGACCGGGACCTCGAGCTCCTTGGCCAGCAGCTTCAGCGCACGGGAGAACTCCGAGACCTCCTGCTGGCGGGACTCGACGCGCTTGCCGCTGGACATCAGCTGCAGGTAGTCGATGATCACGACCTTGAGGTCGTGTCGCTGCTTGAGCCGGCGACACTTGGCCCGGATCTCCATCAGCGACATGTTGGGGCTGTCGTCGATGAACAGCGGGGCATCGGACAGCTCGCCCATCGTGCGGGCCATCTTCGTCCAGTCGCTGTCCTCCAACCGGCCCTGGCGCAGCTTCTGCAGCGGGATGCGCGCCTCGGCGCTGAGCATGCGCATCGTGATCTCGGTGCGGCTCATCTCGAGCGAGAAGATCACCGAGGTCAGGCCGTTCTTGATGGACGCCGACCGGGCGATGTCGAGGCCCATCGTCGAGTTGTGCGTGGGGATCATCGACGCTCCGGCGAGGTACAGGTGATCCGCCGCCGCGACCTCGATACACCGGACCGGCACGGAGTCGATCGGCACGACGTCCGTGATGAACCGTGATCCGCGCCGGGTGAACTGTCGAACCCCACGCTCCTTGTGCAGCAGGCGCTTGCGCTCGAGCCAGAAGACCTCGTCGTCGGTGCTGAACGAGACGGTGAAAGCGGTCGATGAGTCGGGACGACGCCCACGCACCGCCTTGTGCGAGACACCACAGCGGTACCCGAGGCTCACGACGAGCTCCCGCACCCCCTCGGCCAGGCGCTCATTCGTGCTGGTGAACTGGACGAGGCCCGTCGGGGCCACGGTGCCGTCGGTGTCGAGGAGGCCGGCGAGCAGATCGCGACGCTGACGCTCACTGCCGCGCAGGTACTCAGCGGGAATGTGCTTGTTGCCGAGAACGCCGATGGTCCGCAGCCGACCCTGAACCGTGCCGAGCTTCCAGTGGCAAGCCTGGCACCGAACCAGACCAACAGTCTCGGTGCCGCAGTCCGGGCACCTCGGCTCGGGCATCGGAGGACTGACCAGCCGCGCCCGACCGCCGCAGCTGCGGCTACACGCCTTGACCTGAGACGTCTGGGGTGTGAACGACGCCCCGCAGACGACGCACAGCCGCTCGGGCACCTCCACCTCGGTCGGCAGTCGCAGCTGGTAGCGAAGGTGCGTAGCCGTGGCCGTCACGGCGAGGCCGTCCTGCTCCAGGCGCAGCACGATCTCGGGGTCGGCGCTGGTCAGC
The window above is part of the Angustibacter luteus genome. Proteins encoded here:
- a CDS encoding M20 family metallopeptidase gives rise to the protein MRTTEHAQAMATELVDLRRRLHQVPELGLDLPTTQALLLEALTPLELELTTGQGLSSITAVIRGTGDGPPVLLRGDMDALPVAEQVDLPYVSQHPGLMHACGHDLHMAALVGAARILHAMRDELAGDVVLMFQPGEEGPGGAEPMIAEGLLDAAGRRVEAAYALHVYSSGDPIGLFVGRPGALFAAVDELHVRVQGEGGHGSAPFRAKDPVPVAAEIVLGLQLMVTRQFDIFDPVVVTVGQITSGTAENIIPSTADLAATVRTFSAAARVKVETASRTVAEGIAAAHGMTAEVRYVPGYPATVNEPAEYAFAVDTVTSLFGADRYREWANPDPGGEDMSFVLQEVPGAYLMVSAVRAGTDHETAPDNHSPLADFDDSVLPDCAALLAELALRRTRRPGD
- a CDS encoding GNAT family protein, with the protein product MPETPHVSLRARTDDDLDVLFEIARDLGTWEERNAEAPRPLTRAQFDARLARAADSVDESVSFVVDVDGVAVGGASLFNVDSFARHAEAGINLAVDARGRGIGTAAIVQLVEFGFVRRNLRRVHLQAIASNAAAIRAYEKAGFVIEGRQREHAWVRGAYEDIVLMGILRSATVGL
- a CDS encoding KTSC domain-containing protein, translating into MPRPDMISVLSSSIAAVGFDAERRELHVRFVGGATYAYLDVPAEVFQALLQSTSKGAFVNRELKPGYDVRDVGR
- a CDS encoding translation factor GTPase family protein, which translates into the protein MRTLNLGIVAHVDAGKTSLTERLLYEVGVLDEPGSVLAGTTQTDTMVLERRRGITIRAAVASFVTRGVTVNLLDTPGHSDFIAEVERSLAVLDGAVLVVSAVEGVQAQTVVLFRALQRLRIPTVVFVNKIDRRGARPSHVVGQLRARLAPASVTLQDVVGAGTRAATVVARDPHAARWHDEVEEVVAARDDEVLDAATGGPQRITDDDLMARLVRQFREGAATPVLFGSAITGAGVDELLDALIRFLPVVDTDDSGEARGVVFKVERGSAAEKLVYVHLAGGTIRTRDHLDLGHGRPEKVTAITVFADGTHAVADCLRAGQIGRLRGLESARVGDRIGPAPAGVRPRHEFARPSLETVISAIDEADRIRLYQGLQQLAEQDPLIDVRQDDARGELSVSLYGEVQKEVLAGLLESEYDVRVEFRRSTPLCVEQVVGSGHCVEQLGWRSNPFLAGVGLRVDPAPVGSGVRFGLEVERGSMPAAFFTAVQDTVAATVEQGPHGWQILDCVVTMTHSGYWARQSLGHAAFTKSISSTAADFRYLSRLVLMTALQQAGTVVCEPLHRFELELPTESQQVALAVLPTHRAVPLATTSRHGGLLIEGTIPAAQVHDLHQQVPDLTRGEGNLTTSFDCYQPIAGRPPTRPRTDDDPTHRDAYLRTTARRVGRTWPPTRPNRNPW
- the dnaB gene encoding replicative DNA helicase, with amino-acid sequence MTDVDAPSSYGPPSGPGESFDRTPPQDVAAEQSVLGGMMLSKDAIADVVEVLRGNDFYRPAHELIYDAILDLYGRGEPADAVTVSDELNKRGDHARVGGAPYLHTLISSVPTAANAGFYARIVRERAVLRRLVDAGTKIVQLGYATTGGDVDDIVNAAQAEVYAVTERRTSEDYLPIGQIIEPTVDEIEAAGHRGEGMIGVPTGFSDLDRLTNGLHPGQMIVLAARPAIGKALALDTPLATPSGWTTMGEVEVGDEVIGADGVPTRVVGATEVMTGRPCYEVHFSDGSMLVADEQHQWLTDTRASRRSAQAAKHRRDGRQRVLPGVRTTADIGATLRCETADGRLNHSVSTTRPLQLAEQVFLLEPYTLGAWLGDGTTLAATLTSADPEIVLRLEQDGLAVTATATHLRYQLRLPTEVEVPERLCVVCGASFTPQTSQVKACSRSCGGRARLVSPPMPEPRCPDCGTETVGLVRCQACHWKLGTVQGRLRTIGVLGNKHIPAEYLRGSERQRRDLLAGLLDTDGTVAPTGLVQFTSTNERLAEGVRELVVSLGYRCGVSHKAVRGRRPDSSTAFTVSFSTDDEVFWLERKRLLHKERGVRQFTRRGSRFITDVVPIDSVPVRCIEVAAADHLYLAGASMIPTHNSTMGLDIARSASIKNGLTSVIFSLEMSRTEITMRMLSAEARIPLQKLRQGRLEDSDWTKMARTMGELSDAPLFIDDSPNMSLMEIRAKCRRLKQRHDLKVVIIDYLQLMSSGKRVESRQQEVSEFSRALKLLAKELEVPVIAISQLNRGPEQRTDKRPQMSDLRESGSIEQDADMVILLHREDAYEKESPRAGEADFIVAKHRNGPTDTITVAFQGHYSRFVDMAQS
- the pyrE gene encoding orotate phosphoribosyltransferase codes for the protein MTTGSRHLSVHIDRSVSAVYGFACDPTNLPQWAQGLGGSVEQVDGVWLVATEQGQASVAFAPRNEFGVLDHEVLTPTGETVYVPMRAIADGDGCEVVFTLRRAPGMTDEEFERDGALVSADLDRLRALLERTEAVRTDRLHLARRIDAACRLQGSFTLRSGQIASEYFDKYLFESQPDLLRAVAEGMVPLLPANTDLLGGLELGGVPIATMVSSLTGLPALFVRKQAKEYGTRRLAEGAEVQGRRVTLIEDVLTTGGAVRDAACALRGLGATVEVVVCAIDRSGQEGGPVVDVDLATRAVLTKADLARSRDGGLS
- a CDS encoding DinB family protein — translated: MSATTKTDTLQSWLEGQRRHVLGILEGLDDDALRRPVLPSGWSCLGLVQHLALDVERFWFRGVVAGDPDVVAAIERDDDAWQVDAAVPSHAVLDRYRAEIALADDVIAATSPGAAPRWWPQGPGDWRLADRDEVLLHVITETACHAGHLDAARELVDGRQWLVLDG
- a CDS encoding YciI family protein, with protein sequence MKYVILIHANPEPWGHPTSLYTEEGRAISAEQHDEMDRQFDALLTEISGSGELVSAEALGDPATSRLFRWTATDRLVTDGPYAETKEQLAGFFIIDVESRERADEIAVQFAGPGSMVELRPAMWSGGDDQ
- a CDS encoding isocitrate lyase/phosphoenolpyruvate mutase family protein, with the protein product MATTADKARELLRLHTDPELLLVVNVWDVITARVVADTPGTKALATASHSIAAAYGYPDGEQIPRDLMIEAVGRIAAAVDLPVSADLEAGYGDAGETVSRAIDVGIVGANLEDQVKPLPDAVRAVEAAVAAGERAGVPFVLNARTDAFLKAGDQDPAAVLADAVERGRAYLDAGASTFFAPGKLDEATVGALVEALGPQKVNLIAVPGSLSLETLQRLGVARVSYGPWSQNVALTALANLAESVYAGGALPDGTRKLN